A stretch of the Mesorhizobium huakuii genome encodes the following:
- a CDS encoding nucleoside deaminase yields MKRPDFMALALKEAEAAALRGEVPVGAVIATGSTVVAKAGNRTRELADPTAHAEMLVIREACGKLSAERLTGHDLYVTLEPCAMCAGAISFARLRRLYFGAADEKGGAVVNGVRFFASPTCHHAPDIYPGMGETEAALLLKDFFRERRD; encoded by the coding sequence GTGAAGCGACCGGATTTCATGGCGCTGGCGCTGAAGGAAGCCGAAGCGGCAGCCTTGCGCGGCGAAGTGCCGGTTGGCGCCGTCATCGCCACTGGCAGCACAGTCGTTGCAAAGGCCGGCAACCGCACCCGCGAGCTTGCCGATCCGACGGCGCATGCCGAGATGCTGGTGATCCGCGAAGCCTGTGGGAAACTCTCGGCCGAGCGGCTCACCGGCCACGATCTCTATGTGACGCTGGAACCTTGCGCTATGTGTGCCGGCGCCATTTCCTTCGCCAGGTTGCGCCGGCTTTACTTCGGCGCCGCCGACGAAAAGGGCGGTGCGGTCGTCAATGGCGTACGCTTCTTCGCCTCGCCGACCTGCCACCATGCGCCAGACATCTATCCGGGCATGGGCGAGACCGAAGCGGCCCTGCTGCTGAAGGATTTTTTCAGGGAACGTCGCGACTGA
- a CDS encoding pseudouridine synthase: MDDNDKKSPRQKGPGKKPAAPRGAGKPSFGAKKPYAPRGDRPMAAEGERPKRDFKGGDKPFSKGPRPAGKPYEKREGPRKPYAPGGDRPMAAEGERKPYEKREGPRKPYAPRGDRPMAAEGERKPYEKREGPRKPYAPRGDRPTAAEGERKPYEKREGPRKPHAPRGDRPVAAAVEGGEKRFDRPKRDFGDRPKRDFADRPKRDFSDRPKRDFNDRPQGASGGFKPRPRPAEATEEAGERIAKRLARAGLASRRDAEELIAAGRVKVNGRALSSPAFNVMPGDIIHLDGMEIPPIERTRLFLFHKPAGVVTTNRDPEGRKTVFDVLPAELPRLMTIGRLDINTEGLLLLTNDGGLSRVLELPATGWLRRYRVRVHGKVEESALAGLREGIAVDGVFYGAIEATLDREQGTNAWLTIGLREGKNREVRNILGALGLDVTRLIRISYGPFQLEDLPEGHVLEIKGRVLRDQLGERLVEESGANFDAEITKPFSNKPVRRTEIREPEPERPKFTRDGERRPIGEGGLIKNRKRREGSRDEALGKLSTSPDRGERPEKSFGERGPRPERGGFGDKPRGSFGDKPRGGFGDKPRGGGKKSEREQRPIEPPGQRKANVWMAPGARPIGKGRAEADAAKAAEAKARKASFKPSYGKPDGKPGGAKPFGKPRGERSGGGGGGERPRGGPKGPRTR; this comes from the coding sequence ATGGACGACAACGACAAGAAATCTCCGCGCCAAAAAGGCCCGGGCAAGAAACCTGCGGCTCCGCGAGGCGCAGGCAAGCCATCCTTCGGCGCCAAGAAACCTTACGCGCCGCGCGGCGATCGGCCGATGGCCGCCGAGGGCGAACGCCCAAAGCGCGACTTCAAGGGTGGCGACAAGCCGTTCAGCAAGGGGCCACGCCCTGCGGGCAAGCCCTATGAAAAGCGCGAAGGACCACGCAAGCCCTACGCGCCGGGCGGCGACCGTCCAATGGCGGCCGAAGGCGAACGCAAGCCCTATGAGAAGCGCGAAGGACCACGCAAGCCCTACGCTCCACGCGGCGACCGTCCGATGGCGGCTGAAGGCGAACGCAAGCCCTATGAAAAGCGCGAAGGACCGCGCAAACCCTACGCTCCACGCGGCGACCGTCCGACAGCGGCCGAAGGCGAGCGCAAGCCCTACGAGAAGCGCGAAGGGCCGCGCAAACCCCACGCTCCACGCGGTGACCGTCCGGTTGCTGCGGCGGTGGAGGGCGGCGAAAAGCGTTTCGACCGTCCCAAGCGTGATTTTGGTGATCGCCCTAAGCGTGACTTCGCTGACCGGCCCAAGCGCGACTTCAGTGATCGCCCCAAGCGTGATTTCAATGATCGGCCACAAGGGGCATCGGGCGGCTTCAAGCCGCGCCCGCGTCCGGCAGAAGCGACGGAAGAGGCCGGCGAGCGCATCGCCAAGCGGCTGGCGCGTGCCGGCCTTGCCTCGCGCCGCGACGCCGAGGAATTGATTGCGGCCGGGCGGGTCAAGGTCAATGGCCGGGCGCTGTCGTCGCCGGCTTTCAATGTCATGCCTGGCGACATCATCCATCTCGACGGCATGGAGATCCCGCCGATCGAACGCACGCGCCTGTTCCTGTTCCACAAGCCGGCCGGCGTCGTCACCACCAACCGCGATCCCGAGGGTCGCAAGACTGTGTTCGACGTGCTGCCGGCCGAATTGCCGCGGCTGATGACCATTGGCCGGCTCGACATCAACACCGAAGGCCTGCTGCTGCTCACCAATGATGGCGGCCTGTCGCGCGTGCTTGAACTGCCGGCCACCGGCTGGCTGCGCCGCTACCGCGTGCGCGTCCACGGCAAGGTCGAGGAAAGCGCGCTCGCCGGCCTGCGCGAAGGCATTGCCGTCGACGGCGTCTTCTATGGCGCCATCGAGGCGACGCTCGACCGTGAGCAGGGCACCAACGCATGGCTGACGATCGGCCTGCGCGAAGGCAAGAACCGCGAGGTCAGGAATATCCTCGGCGCGCTCGGCCTCGACGTGACGCGGCTGATCCGCATCTCCTACGGCCCGTTCCAGCTCGAGGATCTTCCCGAAGGCCATGTGCTGGAGATCAAGGGCCGCGTGCTGCGCGACCAGCTTGGCGAGCGCCTGGTCGAGGAATCCGGCGCCAATTTCGACGCCGAGATAACCAAGCCGTTTTCCAACAAGCCGGTGCGGCGCACCGAAATCCGCGAGCCGGAGCCCGAGCGGCCGAAATTCACGCGCGACGGCGAGCGCCGGCCGATCGGCGAGGGCGGGCTGATCAAGAACCGCAAGCGCCGCGAAGGCAGCCGCGACGAGGCGCTCGGCAAACTGTCGACCAGCCCCGACAGGGGCGAGCGGCCGGAAAAGAGCTTTGGCGAACGCGGGCCCCGGCCCGAACGCGGCGGCTTTGGCGACAAGCCACGCGGCAGCTTCGGCGATAAGCCGCGCGGTGGCTTCGGCGACAAGCCTCGTGGCGGCGGCAAGAAATCCGAGCGCGAGCAGCGGCCGATAGAGCCACCCGGCCAGCGCAAGGCCAATGTCTGGATGGCACCAGGTGCCCGGCCGATCGGCAAGGGCAGGGCGGAAGCCGATGCCGCCAAGGCGGCCGAGGCCAAGGCGCGCAAGGCCTCGTTCAAACCGTCCTATGGCAAGCCCGACGGCAAACCGGGCGGCGCAAAACCGTTCGGCAAGCCGCGTGGCGAGCGTTCCGGCGGCGGCGGTGGCGGCGAGCGGCCGCGCGGCGGCCCCAAAGGCCCCCGGACACGATGA
- the rsmD gene encoding 16S rRNA (guanine(966)-N(2))-methyltransferase RsmD, giving the protein MRIVGGEFRGRPLATPRSSAIRPTTDRTREAVFNVLAHRFAEQLDGARVLDLFAGTGALGLEALSRGASYGVFIEESAEGRGLIRDNVEAFGLTGRTKIFRRDATGLGEAGTLAPFGLVFADPPYGKGLGERALQSAKAGGWLRPGALCVVEETAMVPFEPGPGFVVLDERNYGETIIRFIEAA; this is encoded by the coding sequence ATGAGAATCGTCGGCGGTGAGTTTCGCGGGCGTCCGCTGGCGACGCCCCGCAGCAGCGCCATCCGTCCGACGACCGACCGCACCCGCGAGGCCGTCTTCAACGTGCTGGCGCATCGCTTTGCCGAACAACTGGACGGCGCGCGCGTGCTCGATCTGTTTGCCGGCACCGGCGCGCTTGGTCTGGAAGCGCTGTCGCGCGGCGCCTCCTATGGCGTCTTCATCGAGGAATCGGCCGAAGGCCGTGGCCTGATCCGCGACAATGTCGAGGCCTTCGGCCTGACCGGCCGTACCAAGATTTTTCGCCGCGATGCCACTGGCCTTGGCGAGGCGGGCACGCTGGCGCCGTTCGGCCTCGTCTTCGCCGACCCGCCCTATGGCAAGGGCCTGGGCGAGCGCGCCTTGCAGTCGGCGAAGGCCGGCGGCTGGCTGCGGCCCGGCGCGCTGTGCGTTGTCGAGGAGACGGCGATGGTTCCCTTCGAACCGGGCCCAGGCTTTGTGGTGCTGGATGAGCGCAACTATGGCGAGACCATCATCCGTTTCATCGAGGCTGCCTGA
- a CDS encoding M16 family metallopeptidase, with amino-acid sequence MTFQAEWLRGTLLATSLAFTLNGSALADSTVSPNTKPAEFKVTDFLLDNGMEVVVIPDHRAPIVTHMVWYKIGSADEPPGKSGIAHFFEHLMFKATTHHAAGEFDRAVSDIGGSNNAFTSYDYTAFHETVAPSALEQMMGFEADRMRNLILTDDVIKTERDVILEERRSRIDNNPQAVLDEEVDATLWQNQPYRIPVIGWMQEMEQLNRIDATAFYDKYYRPNNAVLIVAGDVEPEAVKALAEKTYGKVARGPDLPPRIRPVEPEQNTKRTVTLTDARVSVPSFSTQWVVPSYHTGKPGEAEALDLLAEILGGGNRSRLYQALVVQQGIASSAGAYFQGTMLDDTNFTVYGAPRGDAKLADVEAAVDAEVARIASGGVTADELEKAKDRYVRSMVFARDKQDSMAEIYGSTLATGGNVQDVQQWPDRIRKVTADEVKAVAARYLVLARSTTGYLLPQQQAGN; translated from the coding sequence ATGACATTTCAGGCTGAATGGCTGCGCGGAACACTGCTGGCAACGTCGCTGGCCTTCACGCTCAACGGCTCCGCGCTGGCCGACAGCACTGTTTCGCCCAACACCAAGCCGGCCGAGTTCAAGGTGACGGATTTCCTGCTCGACAACGGCATGGAGGTGGTCGTCATACCCGATCACCGCGCGCCGATCGTCACCCATATGGTCTGGTACAAGATCGGCAGTGCCGATGAGCCACCTGGCAAATCCGGCATCGCGCATTTCTTCGAGCATCTGATGTTCAAGGCGACGACCCATCACGCGGCCGGCGAGTTCGACCGCGCCGTCTCCGACATTGGCGGCTCCAACAACGCCTTCACCTCCTACGACTACACCGCTTTCCACGAGACGGTGGCGCCGTCGGCGCTCGAGCAGATGATGGGTTTTGAAGCCGACCGCATGCGCAACCTCATCCTCACCGACGACGTGATCAAGACCGAGCGCGATGTCATCCTGGAGGAACGCCGCTCGCGCATCGACAACAATCCGCAGGCGGTGCTCGACGAGGAAGTCGATGCGACGCTCTGGCAGAACCAGCCCTATCGCATCCCCGTCATCGGCTGGATGCAGGAGATGGAGCAGCTGAACCGCATCGACGCCACCGCCTTCTATGACAAATACTACCGCCCCAACAACGCCGTGCTGATCGTGGCCGGCGATGTCGAGCCGGAGGCGGTGAAGGCGCTGGCCGAAAAAACCTATGGCAAGGTGGCGCGCGGGCCGGACCTGCCGCCGCGCATCCGCCCGGTCGAGCCGGAGCAGAACACCAAGCGCACCGTCACGCTCACCGACGCCCGCGTCAGCGTGCCGAGTTTCTCGACGCAATGGGTGGTGCCGTCCTACCACACCGGCAAGCCGGGCGAGGCCGAGGCGCTTGATCTGCTGGCCGAAATCCTCGGTGGCGGCAACCGCAGCCGGCTCTACCAGGCGCTGGTCGTCCAGCAAGGCATCGCTTCCAGCGCCGGTGCGTATTTCCAGGGCACCATGCTCGACGACACAAATTTCACCGTCTACGGCGCGCCGCGCGGCGACGCCAAGCTGGCCGATGTCGAGGCCGCGGTCGACGCCGAGGTGGCGCGCATCGCCAGCGGCGGCGTCACGGCGGATGAACTCGAAAAAGCCAAGGACCGCTATGTCCGGTCGATGGTCTTTGCCCGCGACAAGCAGGATTCCATGGCCGAAATCTATGGCTCGACACTGGCCACCGGCGGCAATGTGCAGGATGTGCAGCAATGGCCGGACCGCATCCGCAAGGTCACGGCGGACGAGGTCAAGGCCGTCGCCGCGCGCTATCTGGTGCTCGCCCGCTCGACGACCGGCTATCTCTTGCCGCAGCAACAGGCGGGGAATTGA
- a CDS encoding M16 family metallopeptidase: MDIQQVTSPKGITAWLVEDYSVPIVAVRFVFGGGSTQDPVGKEGLANLMTGLFDEGAGPLDSEAFQIRLDDAGAEMSFEETRDGIYGSMRMLAEQRDEAFDLLRLAVNEPRFDQAPIDRIRAQILSGIIANENDPDTVAQHKWARAIYGDHPYSRSDQGTRQSIAAITQDDLKTLHKAVFARGGLHVAVVGAIDAETLKKKLDMVFGDLPEKQALTPVADVEPKLAQRLEVNYDLPQTSLQLAWPGVKRKSQDFFPAVLMNEILGGGTFTSRLYQEVREKRGLAYGVNSSLVNQDHADALIVTTGTRSDRVAETLGIVRDVARQLAEDGPTEAELAATKKYLIGAYAIANLDSSSSIAATLVELQLDDLGIDYMQRRAGYINAVTLDQVKAAAKKLLTAEPTIMVVGPPLAGAGKG, translated from the coding sequence ATGGATATCCAGCAGGTCACATCGCCAAAAGGCATCACCGCGTGGCTGGTCGAGGATTATTCGGTCCCGATCGTCGCCGTCCGCTTCGTCTTCGGTGGCGGCTCGACGCAGGATCCGGTGGGCAAGGAAGGGCTGGCCAATCTGATGACCGGCCTGTTCGACGAGGGCGCCGGCCCTCTCGATTCGGAAGCCTTCCAGATCAGGCTCGACGATGCCGGCGCCGAGATGAGTTTCGAGGAAACCCGCGACGGCATCTACGGCTCCATGCGCATGCTGGCCGAACAGCGCGACGAGGCCTTCGATCTGCTGCGGCTGGCGGTCAACGAGCCGCGCTTCGACCAGGCGCCGATCGACCGCATCCGCGCCCAGATCCTGTCCGGCATCATCGCCAACGAGAATGACCCCGACACGGTGGCGCAGCACAAATGGGCGCGCGCCATCTATGGCGACCACCCCTATTCGCGCTCCGACCAGGGCACCAGGCAGAGCATCGCCGCGATCACGCAGGACGATCTGAAAACCCTGCACAAGGCGGTGTTCGCGCGCGGCGGCCTGCATGTCGCCGTGGTCGGCGCCATCGATGCCGAGACGCTGAAGAAGAAGCTGGACATGGTGTTCGGCGATCTGCCTGAGAAACAGGCGCTCACCCCGGTCGCCGATGTCGAGCCGAAGCTGGCACAGCGTCTGGAGGTCAATTACGATCTGCCGCAGACCTCGCTGCAGCTTGCCTGGCCCGGCGTGAAGCGCAAGTCGCAGGATTTCTTCCCGGCCGTGCTGATGAACGAGATCCTTGGTGGCGGCACTTTCACCTCGCGCCTGTACCAGGAGGTGCGCGAAAAGCGCGGGCTGGCCTATGGCGTCAACTCCTCGCTGGTCAACCAGGACCATGCCGACGCGCTGATCGTCACCACCGGCACGCGTTCCGACCGCGTGGCCGAGACGCTCGGCATTGTGCGCGACGTCGCCAGGCAGTTGGCTGAGGACGGCCCGACCGAGGCTGAGCTCGCGGCAACCAAGAAATACCTGATCGGCGCCTATGCCATCGCCAATCTGGACTCGTCGAGTTCCATCGCCGCGACGCTGGTCGAATTACAGCTCGACGACCTCGGCATCGACTACATGCAGCGCCGCGCCGGCTACATCAACGCAGTGACGCTGGACCAGGTCAAGGCGGCGGCGAAAAAGCTGCTGACCGCCGAGCCGACCATCATGGTGGTCGGGCCGCCGCTGGCCGGGGCCGGCAAGGGATGA
- a CDS encoding patatin-like phospholipase family protein gives MSPTFGIAFGGGGARGLAHIHVIEALDELGIKPVAIAGSSIGAIMGAGMAAGMTGKDIHDYARSILGRRAEVASRMWRARPGTIAEAMQNGIRVSQFNVERILKAFLPEAIPETFSELKIPLKVTATDYFGHKLAVFDDGDLHSALAASAAIPAVFRPVMRDGRLLIDGGIYNPVPFDLIENDADIIIGVDVVGAPEEADRKQPTSVDLMFGATQLMMQSIIANKLKQCRPDILVRPAVSKYRVLDFLKIDALMNETADIKDQLKREVERVVEARGGKGKRGKRVAG, from the coding sequence ATGAGCCCGACCTTCGGCATAGCCTTCGGCGGCGGCGGCGCGCGCGGGCTGGCACATATCCATGTCATCGAGGCGCTGGACGAGCTCGGTATAAAACCCGTGGCGATCGCCGGCTCGTCGATCGGCGCCATCATGGGCGCCGGCATGGCCGCGGGCATGACCGGCAAGGACATCCACGACTATGCCCGCTCCATCCTCGGCCGCCGCGCCGAAGTCGCGAGCCGCATGTGGCGCGCCAGGCCGGGCACGATCGCCGAAGCCATGCAAAACGGCATCCGTGTCAGCCAGTTCAATGTCGAGCGCATCCTCAAGGCGTTTCTGCCTGAGGCCATTCCCGAAACCTTCAGCGAGCTGAAAATCCCGCTGAAGGTGACGGCGACCGACTATTTCGGCCACAAGCTTGCCGTGTTCGACGACGGCGACCTGCACTCCGCCCTTGCCGCTTCGGCCGCCATCCCCGCCGTCTTCCGCCCGGTGATGCGCGACGGCAGGCTGCTGATCGACGGCGGCATCTACAACCCCGTGCCGTTCGATCTCATAGAGAACGACGCCGACATCATCATCGGCGTCGACGTGGTCGGCGCGCCCGAAGAAGCCGACCGCAAGCAGCCGACCTCCGTCGACCTGATGTTCGGCGCCACCCAGCTGATGATGCAGTCGATCATCGCCAACAAGCTAAAACAATGCCGCCCCGACATACTGGTCCGCCCGGCAGTGTCAAAATACCGCGTGCTCGATTTCCTGAAGATCGACGCCCTGATGAACGAGACGGCGGATATCAAGGATCAGCTGAAGCGAGAGGTGGAGCGGGTGGTGGAAGCGCGGGGCGGGAAGGGGAAACGGGGGAAGCGGGTGGCTGGGTGA
- a CDS encoding very short patch repair endonuclease, which yields MSRVRAKDTKPEIAVRCLVHGLGYRYRLHRQDLPGKPDLVFASRRAAIFVHGCFWHRHPDPACKLTRMPKSRVEFWGPKLSRNRQHDIEVEELLKEAGWRVLTLWECQLRDRASLVRKVREFLG from the coding sequence ATGTCACGCGTGCGTGCTAAAGACACCAAGCCAGAGATTGCGGTGCGCTGTCTGGTTCATGGCTTAGGGTATAGATACCGCCTACATCGGCAGGACCTTCCCGGAAAGCCGGACCTCGTGTTCGCCAGTCGTCGCGCGGCTATTTTTGTGCATGGATGCTTTTGGCATCGACATCCCGATCCAGCTTGTAAGCTCACCCGGATGCCGAAATCACGCGTTGAATTCTGGGGACCAAAGCTCAGTCGCAATCGCCAGCACGACATTGAGGTCGAAGAACTATTGAAAGAAGCCGGCTGGCGGGTTCTAACGCTCTGGGAATGCCAACTGCGGGATCGTGCTTCGCTCGTTAGGAAGGTGAGGGAATTTCTCGGGTGA
- a CDS encoding DNA cytosine methyltransferase, translating into MKSVELFAGAGGLGIGVARAGFDHAAVIEWDRWACDTLEENESWPIHRVDIREFDYANLPPIELVSGGPPCQPFSMGGKHHAYLDPRDMFPQAIRAVRELHPKAFIFENVKGLRRATFSNYLEYIRLQLRHPELLTKPEESWSEHFARLERHESSGRHEGLHYHVVVRLLNAANYGVPQKRERVFLVGFRSDLGIEWNFPEETHSLRALAWSQGPNGDYWDHHNILHKDHAIIVGPLREEPATKPWVTVRDALLGLPDPEFEREAAEAFPDHRFIQGARSYPGHTGSPLDLPAKTLKAGVHGVPGGENMLRRSDGSIRYFSVRESARIQTFPDDFLFHGSWGETMRQLGNAVPVTLAEVVSRSVRIQLDSLAETSP; encoded by the coding sequence GTGAAATCAGTTGAACTATTTGCAGGCGCAGGTGGACTCGGCATTGGCGTAGCACGTGCCGGCTTCGATCATGCGGCGGTTATCGAATGGGATCGTTGGGCCTGCGATACGCTCGAGGAGAACGAATCTTGGCCGATTCATCGAGTCGATATCCGAGAGTTCGACTATGCCAATCTCCCTCCGATCGAGTTGGTTTCTGGAGGGCCGCCTTGCCAGCCGTTCTCCATGGGAGGAAAACATCACGCATATCTCGACCCGCGAGACATGTTTCCACAAGCTATACGCGCGGTGCGCGAACTACACCCCAAAGCGTTTATATTTGAGAATGTGAAGGGCCTAAGACGCGCGACTTTTTCCAATTACCTAGAATACATACGACTTCAATTGCGGCATCCTGAACTCCTGACGAAACCTGAGGAATCGTGGTCAGAGCACTTTGCGCGTTTGGAGCGTCATGAATCCAGCGGGCGTCATGAAGGTCTACATTATCACGTAGTGGTTCGCTTGCTCAACGCGGCCAACTATGGCGTTCCACAAAAGCGAGAGCGAGTTTTCCTTGTAGGATTCCGGTCTGATCTAGGCATCGAATGGAACTTCCCCGAGGAAACGCATTCTTTGAGAGCTTTGGCCTGGTCGCAGGGCCCTAACGGAGATTACTGGGATCATCACAACATCCTGCACAAAGATCACGCTATCATTGTTGGGCCACTGCGCGAAGAGCCGGCGACTAAGCCTTGGGTGACGGTCAGAGATGCCCTGCTGGGACTCCCTGATCCCGAATTCGAGCGTGAGGCTGCAGAAGCGTTTCCTGATCATCGCTTCATACAGGGCGCGCGCTCTTATCCCGGGCATACGGGAAGTCCGCTCGACCTACCAGCTAAGACCCTTAAGGCGGGTGTTCATGGTGTTCCCGGTGGTGAAAACATGTTGCGTCGGTCGGACGGGTCTATTCGCTATTTTTCGGTGCGCGAAAGCGCGCGCATCCAAACCTTCCCAGATGACTTTCTGTTTCACGGCAGTTGGGGTGAGACGATGCGCCAGCTTGGCAACGCGGTGCCGGTAACGCTAGCCGAGGTGGTCTCTCGATCGGTACGCATACAACTCGACTCATTGGCAGAAACCAGCCCCTGA
- a CDS encoding IS256 family transposase produces MNETINIVRLRQPDEIDDPLTDVLRTGARKLLAQAIEMEAEAFLAEMRDLKLPDGRDRLVRHGHGPERSIQTGIGAVPVSRVKVRDRGANGEAERIRFSSSILPKWARRTRSLDALLPVLYLRGISTGDFQEALAALLGKEAPNLSPSVITRLTAEWGIEYDRWQKRDLSARRYVYVWADGVYLQARMEDHAECMLVLIGATPEGKKELLGFQTGIRESAQSWRELLVDVKRRGLQIAPDLAVGDGALGFWKALDELLPGTKHQRCWVHKTANVLNKVPKSVQAAMKTDLREIFSAPNRASAETAIAVFVEKYDAKYGKAVDCLTKDQNALLAFYDFPAEHWDHLRTSNPIESVFATVRHRTVRTKGSLSSKTARLMVFKLVMAAARTWRRLKGQNQLPKLIAGATFQDGIEVIELKPQSAA; encoded by the coding sequence ATGAACGAGACTATCAACATTGTTCGCCTTCGTCAGCCCGACGAAATCGATGATCCCCTGACGGATGTGCTTCGCACCGGCGCGCGCAAATTGCTGGCGCAGGCGATCGAGATGGAGGCCGAAGCGTTTCTTGCCGAGATGCGGGATCTCAAGCTTCCGGACGGACGTGACCGGCTGGTCCGGCACGGTCACGGGCCGGAGCGGAGCATCCAGACGGGGATCGGGGCGGTGCCCGTCAGCCGGGTGAAGGTCCGGGATCGCGGCGCGAACGGTGAAGCGGAGCGCATCCGTTTTTCCTCATCGATCCTGCCGAAATGGGCGCGTCGGACACGAAGTCTGGATGCGCTTCTTCCCGTTCTCTATCTGCGCGGCATTTCGACGGGCGACTTTCAGGAAGCTCTGGCAGCTCTGTTGGGCAAGGAGGCGCCGAACCTCTCACCCTCGGTGATCACGCGACTGACGGCGGAGTGGGGCATCGAATACGATCGTTGGCAAAAGCGCGATCTTTCGGCGCGCCGCTATGTGTATGTGTGGGCGGACGGGGTCTACCTGCAGGCCCGGATGGAAGATCATGCCGAATGCATGCTGGTCCTGATCGGCGCCACGCCCGAGGGCAAGAAAGAGCTGCTCGGCTTCCAGACCGGCATTCGTGAGAGCGCACAGAGCTGGCGCGAGCTGCTGGTCGACGTCAAGCGTCGTGGCCTGCAGATCGCGCCCGATCTTGCCGTCGGCGACGGCGCGCTTGGCTTCTGGAAAGCGCTCGATGAGCTCCTTCCCGGCACCAAGCACCAGCGATGCTGGGTGCACAAGACAGCCAACGTGCTCAACAAGGTGCCGAAATCGGTGCAGGCCGCCATGAAGACGGACTTGCGCGAAATCTTTTCCGCCCCGAACCGAGCCTCAGCCGAGACGGCGATTGCCGTCTTTGTCGAGAAATATGATGCGAAATACGGCAAGGCGGTCGACTGCCTGACCAAAGATCAGAATGCCTTGCTGGCGTTCTACGATTTCCCCGCCGAACATTGGGATCATCTGCGAACGTCCAATCCCATCGAGAGCGTCTTTGCGACCGTTCGCCATCGCACGGTGCGTACCAAGGGCTCACTCTCCTCGAAAACCGCCAGGCTGATGGTCTTCAAGCTGGTCATGGCCGCGGCCAGGACGTGGCGACGACTGAAAGGACAAAATCAGTTGCCTAAACTCATCGCAGGTGCAACGTTCCAGGATGGAATCGAGGTCATTGAACTGAAGCCGCAGAGCGCCGCTTGA
- a CDS encoding DEAD/DEAH box helicase family protein produces the protein MTGLFLDERRLLDGPWQAFERDVARALIYAGFQDVRIVGGTGDMGADVVGVKDGKVWVVQCKFTSTSSPPKAAVEEVIQASRFYEADVLALATSRPAGKALNDELARAKRLGLTVHLLSPSKLIQLVQGVPMKPPTARALRPYQEEAAERLFDALEETGRGQIVLATGLGKTVVMAEVAARLFSAGILENGRMLVLADKRELVRQLQIGFWAQLPKTVPTHLLAPEEEPSFWDGITFATVQTVHGRLQNLPPFDAIFVDEAHHIGARTYQDVLQKLAPVRLAGVTATPWRGDEFDIDTLLGQPLVRIGISDGLKYGYLSEVDYRLLADNIDWEFVQKASNFGYTLTELNKRLIIPTRDEEAARIVADNFRRERRRAGLVFSPSLKHADHFTATLRLFGIRAESIHGGMIGRERDRLMSQFKRGLIDILCAVDLFNEGVDVPELWLKLGDDGLRRAAYRGG, from the coding sequence GTGACCGGACTGTTCCTCGACGAGCGGCGCCTATTGGACGGGCCATGGCAAGCCTTTGAGCGCGACGTTGCGCGCGCCCTTATCTACGCAGGTTTTCAGGACGTTCGCATCGTCGGCGGCACAGGTGATATGGGCGCCGATGTAGTAGGCGTAAAGGATGGTAAGGTTTGGGTTGTCCAGTGTAAATTTACCAGCACGTCATCGCCACCCAAGGCAGCTGTGGAAGAGGTGATCCAGGCTAGCCGTTTCTATGAGGCGGATGTCCTTGCGCTCGCCACCAGCCGCCCCGCAGGCAAGGCACTCAATGATGAACTCGCTAGAGCAAAGCGGTTGGGTCTTACTGTGCATCTACTTAGCCCATCAAAATTGATACAACTCGTGCAGGGCGTGCCAATGAAGCCACCCACTGCAAGAGCACTTCGGCCATATCAAGAGGAAGCTGCTGAGCGCCTGTTCGATGCACTTGAAGAAACAGGTCGAGGGCAGATCGTATTGGCTACTGGGCTTGGAAAGACTGTCGTCATGGCTGAGGTCGCAGCCCGCCTATTTTCGGCCGGAATTCTTGAGAATGGACGAATGCTCGTCCTTGCGGACAAGCGGGAATTGGTGCGGCAACTTCAAATCGGTTTCTGGGCGCAGTTGCCGAAAACAGTACCGACCCATTTGCTTGCGCCGGAGGAAGAGCCAAGCTTCTGGGACGGAATTACGTTCGCGACAGTACAGACTGTGCACGGGCGGCTCCAGAATTTGCCACCATTCGATGCAATCTTCGTCGATGAGGCCCATCATATCGGCGCACGTACCTATCAGGATGTGCTGCAGAAGCTCGCTCCAGTTCGCCTCGCAGGCGTAACGGCCACACCGTGGCGCGGTGATGAATTCGACATCGATACCCTGCTGGGACAGCCTCTCGTTCGGATCGGGATTTCCGATGGGCTCAAATACGGATACCTAAGCGAGGTCGACTACCGTTTGCTCGCCGACAACATCGACTGGGAATTTGTGCAGAAGGCGTCAAATTTCGGCTACACCCTCACGGAGTTGAATAAGCGACTAATTATCCCCACCCGCGACGAGGAAGCTGCACGCATCGTGGCGGATAACTTCAGGCGGGAAAGGCGTCGCGCAGGACTAGTCTTCTCGCCTAGTCTCAAGCACGCCGACCATTTCACTGCGACGCTCCGGCTGTTTGGCATACGTGCGGAGAGCATTCATGGGGGCATGATTGGGCGCGAACGTGACCGGCTTATGTCGCAATTCAAACGCGGCCTAATAGATATCTTATGTGCGGTTGATTTGTTTAACGAGGGCGTCGATGTTCCGGAGCTATGGCTGAAACTGGGTGATGACGGTTTGAGAAGGGCGGCGTATCGAGGCGGGTGA